From a single Sorghum bicolor cultivar BTx623 chromosome 5, Sorghum_bicolor_NCBIv3, whole genome shotgun sequence genomic region:
- the LOC8083044 gene encoding putative disease resistance protein RGA3 yields MEAAVASGILKIVGNKLVPLLMKEYSSIVGAKKDLQELHGQVVEINSWLESVGDKAVGNDPSFSWLKQLKNIAYDVDDIVDEFQLKAEKHEATASGGIVSKYLCNKPKSIIFQCKAASKIKAIKKEFAGIVKQRKDFSIITNSLPAGHPVHHVNMTVGEMPLLPNIDAASVLGRDKDKGELISKLVEVKGQQTINIVSIVGLGGSGKTTLAKLVFNDGSIINKHFEIKLWVHVSQEFDVAKLVGKLFEAIAGEKCEQYPLQQMSKKISDELTGKRYLLVLDDVWTKNQFLWDQFMVHLKSGTPGSAILLTMRSSDVAGTVGSTYQFSLPFLSLADSWQLFQQSLGMHVKHLESEFVEVGKEIVNKCGGVPLAIKVIAGVLRGKELIGEWQAMRDSNLLDVEGEEASVSVSACLMLSYFHLPSHMKQCFTICSVLPKGYMIDKEHLIDQWIAHDMITPQAGVEFLDIGDKYFNSLVQMSFLQDVAEDWNGRVKCRMHDLVHDLALSILDDKISPAVPKEATSSAKGCRYFSLIERPENLAPKNIFRKARAVYMPWSGDYTNVMALKHAKHLRSVMVGYLDEEGANIISQVKYLKYLSMSLLQRCKTLPEGISDVWSLQALHVTHSNSLVEIPKSIVAFSLQCCQTQFASCRS; encoded by the exons ATGGAAGCTGCTGTAGCATCTGGAATATTGAAGATTGTTGGCAACAAGTTAGTTCCACTGCTAATGAAGGAGTACAGCTCCATAGTGGGAGCGAAAAAAGATCTCCAAGAGCTCCATGGTCAAGTTGTAGAGATCAACAGTTGGTTGGAAAGTGTAGGAGATAAAGCTGTGGGGAATGATCCATCGTTTTCTTGGCTCAAACAATTGAAAAATATTGCTTACGATGTTGATGATATTGTCGATGAATTCCAGCTGAAGGCTGAAAAACATGAAGCTACTGCTAGTGGTGGTATTGTGTCCAAATATCTATGTAATAAACCAAAATCAATTATATTTCAGTGCAAAGCTGCTAGCAAGATCAAGGCAATCAAGAAGGAATTTGCTGGAATTGTGAAACAAAGAAAGGATTTTAGCATAATAACAAATAGTTTACCAGCTGGTCACCCTGTTCATCATGTGAACATGACAGTTGGGGAGATGCCATTATTGCCAAACATTGATGCAGCATCTGTACTTGGAAGAGACAAAGATAAGGGTGAGTTAATATCTAAACTTGTAGAAGTGAAAGGCCAACAGACAATCAACATAGTTTCCATCGTTGGACTTGGTGGCTCAGGGAAAACCACCTTGGCTAAACTGGTTTTCAACGATGGCAGCATTATAAACAAGCATTTTGAAATTAAATTATGGGTTCATGTATCACAGGAGTTTGATGTTGCAAAGCTTGTTGGGAAGTTGTTTGAAGCTATTGCTGGTGAGAAGTGTGAACAATATCCTTTGCAGCAAATGAGCAAAAAAATATCAGACGAACTGACCGGAAAGAGGTATCTACTTGTACTAGATGATGTTTGGACTAAGAACCAATTTCTGTGGGACCAGTTCATGGTGCATCTGAAGAGTGGCACACCTGGAAGTGCAATTTTACTCACTATGCGTAGTAGTGATGTAGCGGGAACAGTAGGATCAACATACCAATTTAGCTTGCCATTCTTATCTCTGGCTGACAGTTGGCAACTGTTCCAACAAAGCTTAGGAATGCATGTGAAACATCTGGAGTCTGAATTTGTAGAGGTTGGAAAAGAAATCGTGAATAAATGTGGtggtgtgccacttgcaattaAAGTTATTGCAGGCGTCCTCCGTGGCAAGGAACTCATTGGAGAGTGGCAGGCCATGAGAGACAGCAATTTActcgatgttgagggtgaagaagctAGTGTATCAGTATCTGCATGCTTGATGTTGAGCTATTTCCATTTGCCTTCCCATATGAAACAATGTTTCACAATATGTTCAGTTCTTCCTAAAGGTTACATGATAGATAAAGAACATTTGATTGACCAATGGATTGCTCATGATATGATAACTCCACAAGCTGGTGTTGAGTTCTTGGATATTGGTGACAAGTACTTCAATTCTCTTGTGCAAATGTCTTTTCTTCAAGATGTGGCTGAAGACTGGAATGGAAGAGTCAAATGCAGGATGCACGATTTGGTTCATGATCTTGCCTTGTCCATTTTGGATGACAAAATTTCACCTGCTGTGCCAAAGGAGGCAACCAGTTCCGCCAAGGGCTGCAGATACTTCTCTTTGATTGAACGGCCAGAAAATCTGgcacccaaaaatatttttagaaaGGCACGTGCTGTATATATGCCTTGGTCTGGAGATTATACAAATGTCATGGCACTGAAGCATGCAAAGCACTTGCGTAGTGTCATGGTGGGCTATCTAGATGAAGAAGGAGCCAACATCATATCTCAGGTTAAATATCTGAAATATCTTTCCATGTCATTATTACAAAGATGTAAAACGCTTCCTGAGGGTATCTCAGATGTTTGGAGCCTGCAAGCACTTCATGTAACACACAGCAATTCACTTGTCGAGATACCCAAATCCATTG TTGCATTCAGCTTACAGTGTTGCCAGACTCAATTTGCAAGTTGCAGAAGTTAA